One genomic window of Citrobacter sp. Marseille-Q6884 includes the following:
- a CDS encoding glutamine synthetase family protein: METNIVEVENFVQHSEERRSSAFAREVKQYLERYPNTQFVDVLLTDLNGCFRGKRIPVSGLHKLEKGCYFPASVFAMDILGNVVEEAGLGQELGEPDRTCVPVLGTLTPSAADPEYIGQMMLTMLDEDGAPFDVEPRNVLNRLWQKLRQRGLFPVVAVELEFYLLDRKRDSEGYLQPPCAPGTDDRNTQSQVYSVDNLNHFADVLNDIDELAKLQLIPADGAVAEASPGQFEINLYHTDNVLDACDDALALKRLVRLVAEKHKMHATFMAKPYEEHAGSGMHIHISIMNNKGENVLADAEGEDSALLKRALAGMIDLMPASMALLAPNVNSYRRFQPGMYVPTQASWGHNNRTVALRIPCGDRDNHRVEYRVAGADANPYLVMATILAGILHGLDNELPLQEEVEGNGLEQEGLPFPIRQSDALWEFTQNDHLRELLGERFSHVYHACKNDELVQFERLITDTEIEWMLKNA; encoded by the coding sequence ATGGAAACCAATATCGTAGAAGTTGAGAATTTTGTTCAGCACTCGGAAGAAAGACGAAGTAGCGCGTTTGCGCGTGAAGTAAAGCAGTATCTGGAACGCTATCCCAACACGCAGTTTGTGGATGTGCTGTTAACCGATCTGAACGGCTGCTTCCGCGGCAAGCGCATTCCCGTTTCTGGACTGCATAAGTTAGAGAAGGGCTGTTATTTCCCCGCATCCGTCTTTGCGATGGATATTCTTGGCAATGTGGTCGAAGAGGCAGGGTTAGGTCAGGAGCTGGGTGAGCCGGACCGTACGTGTGTGCCAGTGCTCGGTACGTTGACGCCTTCGGCAGCCGATCCGGAGTATATCGGGCAGATGATGCTGACGATGCTGGATGAAGATGGCGCTCCCTTTGACGTTGAGCCGCGGAACGTGTTGAACCGACTCTGGCAGAAACTGCGCCAGCGCGGCCTGTTCCCCGTCGTAGCGGTAGAGCTGGAGTTCTATTTACTTGATCGTAAGCGTGATTCCGAAGGGTACCTTCAGCCGCCGTGTGCGCCGGGAACGGACGATCGCAATACCCAAAGTCAGGTTTACTCCGTTGATAACCTGAACCACTTCGCGGATGTACTGAACGATATCGACGAACTGGCCAAATTACAGTTGATCCCTGCTGACGGCGCTGTTGCCGAAGCCTCTCCCGGTCAGTTTGAAATCAACCTCTATCATACCGATAACGTGCTCGATGCCTGTGACGATGCGCTGGCGCTGAAACGCCTGGTACGTCTGGTGGCGGAGAAACATAAGATGCATGCCACGTTTATGGCAAAGCCCTATGAGGAGCATGCGGGTAGCGGGATGCATATTCACATCAGCATCATGAATAACAAAGGCGAGAACGTACTGGCTGATGCGGAGGGTGAAGATTCTGCGTTATTAAAGCGTGCGCTTGCCGGAATGATTGATCTGATGCCGGCATCGATGGCGCTGCTGGCACCGAACGTGAACTCTTACCGTCGCTTCCAGCCGGGAATGTATGTCCCGACTCAGGCCTCCTGGGGGCACAACAACCGTACGGTGGCACTGCGCATTCCGTGTGGCGATCGTGATAACCATCGTGTTGAGTATCGTGTCGCGGGGGCTGATGCCAATCCGTATCTCGTTATGGCGACCATTCTGGCCGGGATCCTCCATGGTCTGGATAACGAGCTACCGTTGCAGGAAGAAGTGGAAGGCAACGGTCTTGAGCAGGAGGGATTGCCATTCCCCATCCGTCAGAGCGATGCGCTGTGGGAGTTCACACAAAACGATCATCTGCGTGAGTTGTTAGGTGAACGTTTTAGCCACGTCTATCACGCCTGTAAAAACGATGAACTTGTCCAGTTTGAACGTCTTATTACCGACACTGAAATTGAGTGGATGTTGAAAAATGCCTGA